Proteins from one Geothermobacter hydrogeniphilus genomic window:
- a CDS encoding ABC transporter permease yields the protein MRQLKLLEYALSALWRRKGKTSAILVVYVLTVAALASVLFLTQSLRTEAELLLKDAPELVVQRLAAGRHALIPEDYAAVIAAIPGVGKVQPRIWGYYYDALTKANYTLIGVRSKQGPMPLLAGRLPTGADECAVGQGVAEMRDVEVGDDLILIDGDNLGVSLEVVGVFAAESRLLTNDLIVLEDEALRQFFRLPEGEATDLAVQVHNPREVNTVARKVVRLKADARPITRSEILRTYDAVFNWRSGMLLSIFIAALSAFAILAWDKATGISAEEKHEIGVLKAIGWDTGDVLLLKFWEGLALSLTAVLLGLLAAWVHVFWFGAPLLAMVVKGWSVLFPAFDLVPRVELQQLLALILLTVAPYVVATVIPSWKAAITDPDTVLRG from the coding sequence GTGCGCCAGTTGAAGTTGCTGGAATATGCCCTCTCCGCTCTCTGGCGTCGCAAGGGGAAAACCTCTGCCATCCTGGTGGTCTATGTCCTGACCGTGGCGGCGCTGGCATCGGTGCTGTTTCTCACTCAGTCGCTGCGCACCGAGGCCGAGCTGCTGTTGAAGGATGCGCCCGAACTGGTGGTGCAGCGCCTGGCGGCCGGACGACATGCCCTGATTCCGGAGGATTACGCCGCCGTCATCGCCGCCATCCCCGGGGTCGGCAAGGTGCAGCCACGGATCTGGGGCTACTACTACGATGCCCTGACCAAGGCCAACTACACCCTGATCGGCGTGCGTTCGAAGCAGGGGCCGATGCCGCTGCTTGCCGGGCGGCTGCCGACCGGAGCGGATGAGTGCGCGGTTGGGCAGGGAGTGGCCGAGATGCGCGATGTCGAGGTCGGTGATGATCTGATCCTGATCGACGGTGACAATCTCGGTGTCAGCCTTGAGGTGGTGGGGGTTTTCGCCGCGGAATCTCGGCTGTTGACCAACGACCTGATCGTGCTTGAGGATGAAGCCCTGCGGCAGTTTTTCCGCCTGCCGGAAGGAGAGGCGACCGACCTCGCGGTGCAGGTCCACAATCCGCGTGAGGTCAACACCGTGGCCCGCAAGGTGGTGCGCCTGAAAGCGGATGCCCGGCCGATCACCCGCAGCGAGATTCTGCGTACCTACGATGCCGTTTTCAACTGGCGCAGCGGCATGTTGCTGTCCATTTTCATCGCCGCGCTGAGCGCCTTCGCTATCCTTGCCTGGGATAAGGCAACCGGGATCAGCGCCGAGGAGAAACATGAAATCGGCGTACTCAAGGCGATCGGCTGGGATACCGGGGATGTGCTGCTGCTGAAGTTCTGGGAGGGGTTGGCGTTGTCGCTGACGGCGGTGCTGCTCGGCCTGCTGGCGGCCTGGGTGCATGTCTTCTGGTTCGGCGCCCCGCTGCTGGCGATGGTGGTCAAGGGCTGGTCGGTTCTCTTCCCGGCCTTCGACCTGGTGCCGCGGGTCGAACTGCAGCAGCTGCTGGCGCTGATCCTGCTGACCGTGGCGCCCTACGTGGTGGCAACGGTGATTCCCTCCTGGAAAGCGGCGATCACCGATCCCGATACGGTACTGCGGGGGTAA
- a CDS encoding DUF2160 domain-containing protein → MGWMAWTTWTATFFSVIVLMLVAMTLWQIVSPTRERRGWLPMKTTRGDRLFIGLLGSAYIHLGWLGLTELSLWWAFAISLVFMFLMMKRG, encoded by the coding sequence ATGGGATGGATGGCCTGGACAACCTGGACCGCAACCTTTTTCAGCGTCATAGTGCTGATGCTGGTCGCGATGACGCTCTGGCAGATCGTGTCACCCACCCGCGAACGACGCGGCTGGCTGCCAATGAAGACGACTCGTGGAGATCGGCTGTTCATCGGCCTGCTCGGCAGCGCCTACATTCATCTCGGCTGGCTCGGATTGACAGAATTGAGCCTCTGGTGGGCGTTTGCCATCTCCCTGGTTTTTATGTTTCTGATGATGAAACGGGGCTGA
- a CDS encoding ABC transporter ATP-binding protein yields MIQLENVTKIYNPRRPDRVEALRGLSLRIPAEGVSVLRGPSGSGKSSLLSLIGCMARPTSGRVLVEGREVSRLPERFLTEVRRETFGFIFQQFNLVRALSVRENVLLPLYPLAEGFSAMRRRADRLLEQFGLADKARRRVATLSGGEQQRVAIARALINNPRIIIADEPTAHLDSRLSGELLTALQQLAAEGRTVIIATHDRLAAEHPMVDRRFELRDGLLVEAA; encoded by the coding sequence ATGATCCAACTGGAAAACGTCACCAAGATCTACAACCCGCGCCGACCTGACCGGGTCGAGGCGCTGCGTGGGCTGTCGCTGCGGATCCCGGCGGAAGGGGTGAGCGTGTTGCGGGGGCCGAGCGGGTCGGGCAAGAGTTCATTACTGTCGCTGATCGGCTGCATGGCGCGTCCGACCAGCGGCCGGGTGCTGGTCGAGGGGCGCGAGGTTTCGCGCCTGCCGGAGCGGTTTCTGACCGAGGTGCGGCGGGAAACGTTCGGTTTTATCTTCCAGCAGTTCAACCTGGTGCGGGCATTGTCGGTGCGGGAGAACGTGCTGCTGCCCCTCTATCCACTCGCCGAGGGTTTTTCCGCCATGCGCCGCCGGGCGGATCGGCTGCTGGAGCAGTTCGGACTTGCCGACAAGGCGCGGCGCCGGGTCGCGACCCTCTCCGGCGGGGAACAGCAGCGGGTCGCCATCGCCCGGGCGCTGATCAACAATCCGCGCATCATTATTGCCGATGAGCCGACCGCCCATCTCGACAGCCGTCTTTCCGGCGAGCTGCTGACGGCCCTGCAGCAGCTCGCTGCGGAGGGGCGCACGGTGATCATCGCCACCCATGATCGTCTGGCGGCCGAGCATCCGATGGTGGACCGGCGTTTTGAGTTGCGCGACGGGCTGCTGGTGGAGGCGGCGTGA
- a CDS encoding carbohydrate ABC transporter permease, translated as MRLPKRYLLLLLYLVFLLLPIYWLLNMSLKTNEEILGGLTLFPAHLTLANYRVIFTDASWYSGYLNSICYVSINTVISLLVALPAAYAFSRYSFLGDKHMFFWLLTNRMSPPAVFLLPFFQLYSSIGLFDTHIAVALAHCLFNVPLAVWILEGFMSGVPKEIDETAYLDGYNFPRFFLTIFLPLIRSGVGVTAFFCFMFSWVELLLARTLTSVNAKPIAAVMTRTVSASGMDWGVLAAAGMLTILPGVLVIWFVRHHVAKGFALGRV; from the coding sequence ATGCGACTGCCGAAACGTTACCTGCTGTTGTTGCTTTACCTGGTTTTCCTGCTGCTGCCGATCTACTGGCTGCTGAACATGTCGCTCAAGACCAATGAAGAGATCCTCGGCGGCCTGACGCTGTTTCCTGCTCATCTGACTCTGGCAAATTACCGGGTGATCTTCACCGATGCGTCCTGGTACAGCGGCTATCTGAACTCCATCTGCTATGTGTCGATCAATACGGTGATTTCACTGCTGGTTGCACTGCCGGCAGCCTATGCTTTTTCGCGCTACAGTTTTCTTGGCGACAAGCATATGTTTTTCTGGCTGCTGACCAATCGCATGTCGCCGCCGGCAGTCTTTCTGCTGCCCTTTTTTCAACTTTATTCCAGCATCGGTCTGTTTGATACCCATATCGCCGTGGCCCTGGCGCATTGCCTGTTCAATGTTCCGCTGGCGGTCTGGATTCTCGAAGGTTTCATGTCCGGGGTTCCGAAGGAAATCGATGAAACAGCCTACCTTGACGGCTACAATTTCCCCCGTTTCTTCCTTACGATCTTTCTGCCGTTGATCCGTTCCGGTGTCGGCGTGACAGCTTTTTTCTGTTTCATGTTCAGCTGGGTTGAGTTGTTGCTGGCCAGAACCCTGACATCGGTCAATGCCAAGCCCATCGCCGCCGTCATGACTCGCACCGTCAGTGCCTCGGGCATGGACTGGGGAGTCCTCGCGGCGGCTGGTATGCTGACTATCTTGCCTGGTGTCTTGGTGATCTGGTTTGTGCGTCATCATGTTGCCAAGGGCTTTGCCCTCGGCCGGGTTTAG
- a CDS encoding DeoR family transcriptional regulator yields the protein MNKRQEEILQLAQHQGFVSIEALAQAFCVTTQTIRRDINELCNQQLLTRYHGGAAPASSVENVDYSARKVLCLDEKRRIAALLASHIPDRASLFINLGTTTEEIAKALLDHVGLRVITNNLNVAAALCDNPSFEVIIAGGVVRQRDRGITGEATIDFIRQFKVDFGIIGISSIDEDGALLDFDYREVRVAQAIIENSRQLLLAADHSKFGRSALVRLGHLSQVDALYTDQMPSSAITAILDENHAALHLAGPAP from the coding sequence ATGAATAAACGTCAGGAAGAAATTCTGCAGCTGGCCCAGCATCAGGGGTTTGTCTCGATCGAGGCGCTGGCGCAGGCTTTTTGCGTAACGACCCAGACGATTCGGCGTGATATCAACGAACTTTGCAATCAGCAATTGCTGACCCGATATCATGGTGGCGCCGCCCCGGCATCGAGTGTGGAAAATGTCGATTATTCGGCGCGCAAGGTTCTGTGTCTGGATGAGAAGCGGAGAATCGCAGCGCTGTTGGCCAGTCATATTCCCGATCGGGCGTCTCTGTTTATCAATCTCGGGACCACGACTGAAGAGATTGCCAAGGCCCTCCTGGATCATGTCGGTCTCCGGGTGATAACCAATAACCTTAATGTTGCCGCGGCCTTATGTGACAATCCAAGCTTTGAAGTGATTATTGCCGGCGGCGTCGTGCGGCAACGCGATCGAGGCATTACCGGAGAGGCGACCATCGACTTTATCCGGCAGTTTAAGGTTGATTTCGGCATCATCGGGATATCCAGTATCGATGAAGACGGTGCCCTGCTGGATTTTGATTACCGCGAGGTTCGTGTGGCTCAGGCGATTATTGAGAATTCCCGCCAGTTGCTGCTGGCTGCAGATCACAGTAAGTTCGGTCGCAGCGCGCTGGTTCGACTCGGCCATCTTTCTCAGGTCGATGCTCTCTATACCGATCAGATGCCATCGTCGGCAATTACCGCCATTCTGGATGAAAATCATGCGGCACTGCATCTGGCCGGTCCCGCCCCGTGA
- a CDS encoding carbohydrate ABC transporter permease → MNKTPNNKAWFLVLPVFALVAFSAIIPLMTVVNYSVQDIFDANTRIWVGTEWFREALHDPRLHGALMRQFIFSGCVLLIEIPLGISIALCMPNKGRMVSLCLVLLALPLLIPWNVVGTIFQIFGREDVGLGGAVINALGIPYNYSASPLAAWLTVLVMDVWHWTSLVVLLCYAGLQAIPDAYYQAARIDGASRWAVFRYIQLPKLRGVLLIAVLLRFMDSFMIYSEPFVLTGGGPGNATTFLSQFLTKMAVGQFDLGPAAAFSLIYFLIILLFSWIFYTIMTNLGAEEEG, encoded by the coding sequence ATGAATAAGACGCCCAATAACAAGGCCTGGTTTCTGGTCCTGCCGGTTTTTGCGCTGGTTGCGTTCAGCGCCATCATTCCGTTGATGACGGTGGTCAACTATTCGGTACAGGACATTTTTGACGCCAATACCAGGATCTGGGTCGGCACTGAATGGTTCCGGGAAGCATTGCACGACCCGCGACTGCACGGTGCCCTGATGCGGCAGTTCATCTTCTCCGGCTGTGTGTTGTTGATCGAAATCCCGCTGGGCATTTCCATTGCCCTGTGTATGCCCAACAAGGGGCGGATGGTTTCTCTCTGCCTGGTTCTGCTGGCGTTGCCGTTGCTGATCCCGTGGAATGTGGTCGGAACAATTTTTCAGATTTTCGGCCGTGAGGATGTCGGCCTGGGGGGGGCCGTGATCAATGCTCTCGGCATCCCGTACAACTACTCGGCGTCACCGCTGGCCGCGTGGTTGACGGTGCTGGTGATGGACGTCTGGCACTGGACTTCTCTGGTGGTGCTGCTCTGTTATGCCGGTCTGCAGGCGATCCCTGATGCCTACTACCAGGCGGCCCGCATCGACGGTGCCTCCCGGTGGGCGGTCTTTCGCTATATCCAGTTGCCGAAATTGCGCGGTGTTCTGCTGATCGCGGTGCTGTTGCGCTTCATGGACAGTTTTATGATTTATTCCGAACCCTTTGTGTTGACGGGCGGCGGACCTGGTAATGCCACGACCTTTCTCAGCCAGTTCCTGACCAAGATGGCGGTCGGCCAGTTTGATCTGGGACCGGCTGCGGCCTTTTCACTGATTTATTTCCTGATTATCCTGCTCTTCAGTTGGATCTTTTATACCATTATGACCAACCTGGGCGCCGAAGAGGAAGGCTGA
- a CDS encoding ABC transporter substrate-binding protein, with the protein MFPTGPVQAEDISGYMRAAEKWVDSEFNPSTLSRAEQLKELEWFIKAAAPYRGQSINVVSETITTHEYESKVLAKAFSEITGIKLKHDLIQEGDVIEKLQTQMQSGRNIYDAYVNDSDLIGTHFRYGKVVPLSDWMAGEGKEVTLPTLDVKDFIGISFTTSPDGKIYQLPDQQFANLYWFRYDWFQRPDLKKKFKQLYGYELGVPVNWSAYEDIADFFSNKVKTIDGQRVYGHMDYGKKDPSLGWRFTDAWLSMAGAGDKGIPNGKPVDEWGIRVENCRPVGSSVERGGATNGPAAVYSLTKYVDWMKKYAPPEASGMTFSEAGPVPAQGNIAQQIFWYTAFTADMTKPGLPVVNADGTPKWRMAPSPHGPYWEEGMKLGYQDAGSWTLLKSTPVERRKAAWLYAQFVVSKTVSLKKTLVGLTPIRESDLQSEAMTKVAPKLGGLVEFYRSPARVAWTPTGTNVPDYPKLAQLWWQNVAEAVTGEKTPQQAMDSLAAQQDRVMQRLERAKVQKTCGPKLNPKKDASYWLSQPGSPKPKLANEKPKGETVPYEQLLQAWSHGRVR; encoded by the coding sequence ATGTTTCCAACAGGACCGGTTCAGGCAGAAGACATCTCCGGGTATATGCGGGCCGCGGAGAAATGGGTTGATAGCGAATTCAATCCTTCGACCCTTTCTCGTGCCGAGCAGCTCAAGGAACTGGAGTGGTTCATCAAGGCGGCGGCTCCCTATCGCGGGCAGTCGATCAATGTTGTCTCCGAGACCATCACCACTCATGAGTATGAGTCGAAGGTGCTGGCCAAGGCGTTTTCCGAGATTACCGGCATCAAGCTCAAGCACGATCTGATCCAGGAAGGGGATGTCATTGAAAAATTGCAGACCCAGATGCAGTCGGGACGCAATATCTATGATGCCTATGTCAACGACTCTGACCTCATTGGTACCCATTTTCGTTATGGCAAAGTGGTTCCTTTGAGTGACTGGATGGCCGGCGAGGGCAAGGAGGTAACCTTGCCGACACTCGACGTCAAAGACTTTATCGGCATCAGTTTTACCACCAGCCCGGACGGCAAAATCTACCAGTTGCCTGACCAGCAGTTCGCCAACCTTTACTGGTTCCGTTATGACTGGTTCCAGCGGCCCGACCTGAAGAAGAAATTTAAACAGCTCTACGGCTATGAACTTGGCGTACCTGTCAACTGGTCGGCTTACGAAGATATCGCCGATTTCTTCAGCAACAAGGTCAAGACCATTGATGGTCAACGGGTCTATGGTCACATGGACTATGGAAAAAAAGATCCTTCCCTCGGCTGGCGTTTTACCGATGCCTGGCTTTCCATGGCCGGTGCCGGCGACAAGGGGATTCCGAACGGCAAGCCGGTGGATGAATGGGGCATTCGGGTTGAGAACTGTCGACCGGTCGGTTCCAGTGTCGAGCGCGGTGGAGCGACCAACGGTCCGGCTGCCGTTTATTCGTTGACCAAGTATGTTGACTGGATGAAAAAGTATGCGCCGCCGGAGGCTTCAGGCATGACCTTCTCTGAAGCCGGACCGGTACCAGCGCAGGGCAATATTGCTCAGCAGATCTTCTGGTACACCGCGTTTACCGCTGACATGACCAAGCCCGGTCTGCCGGTGGTTAATGCCGACGGTACTCCCAAGTGGCGCATGGCACCTTCACCGCATGGCCCCTATTGGGAAGAAGGAATGAAACTCGGATACCAGGATGCCGGTTCCTGGACTCTGCTCAAAAGCACTCCGGTGGAACGGCGCAAGGCGGCCTGGCTCTATGCCCAGTTTGTTGTTTCGAAGACCGTATCCTTGAAGAAAACCCTGGTTGGATTGACTCCGATTCGTGAATCGGATCTGCAGTCCGAAGCGATGACCAAGGTGGCGCCGAAACTTGGCGGCCTGGTTGAGTTTTATCGCAGTCCGGCGCGGGTTGCCTGGACCCCGACCGGTACCAATGTCCCTGATTATCCGAAGTTGGCGCAACTCTGGTGGCAGAATGTTGCCGAGGCGGTTACGGGTGAAAAAACTCCACAGCAGGCGATGGACAGTCTGGCTGCACAGCAGGACCGGGTGATGCAGCGGCTTGAGAGGGCCAAGGTCCAGAAGACCTGCGGTCCCAAGCTCAACCCGAAAAAGGACGCCTCCTACTGGCTGAGTCAGCCCGGTTCGCCCAAGCCGAAGCTGGCAAATGAAAAACCGAAGGGGGAGACGGTTCCTTACGAACAGTTGCTTCAAGCCTGGAGCCACGGTCGGGTACGCTGA
- a CDS encoding ABC transporter ATP-binding protein: MALIELKNLAHSYHPHPAGENDYALRRMNHSWQDGRAYALLGPSGCGKTTLLNIISGLQKPSEGQVLFDGLEVTALPPEQRNIAQVFQFPVIYDTMTVFDNLAFPLRNRGVAVTQVRRRVKEVAEMLELSEVLNKRAANLSADAKQKISLGRGLVRSDVAAILFDEPLTVIDPHLKWSLRRKLKQIHARFKLTMVYVTHDQLEALTFADQVVVMHAGQVVQIGSPQELFETPSHTFVGYFIGSPGMNIMPCRLGVNGVQVEGFEIALEPRLLQAAADAQGNLEVGIRPEFLQLADTARPGGVPVELCTVEDLGTYRIVTVAMGSQQLKIKLDEAVPLPGGSLRVHFPPAWTRLYADSHLVSGDGDE, translated from the coding sequence ATGGCGCTTATCGAATTAAAAAACCTTGCCCACTCCTACCATCCCCATCCCGCCGGGGAAAACGATTATGCCCTGCGACGCATGAACCACAGCTGGCAGGACGGCCGGGCCTACGCTCTGCTTGGACCTTCCGGATGCGGCAAGACAACTCTTCTGAATATCATTTCCGGCCTGCAGAAGCCTTCTGAGGGACAGGTCCTGTTCGACGGCCTGGAGGTGACTGCTCTGCCGCCGGAACAACGCAACATCGCCCAGGTCTTCCAGTTCCCGGTGATCTACGACACCATGACGGTGTTCGACAACCTCGCTTTTCCGTTGCGTAATCGTGGAGTTGCCGTCACTCAGGTTCGCCGGAGGGTTAAAGAGGTTGCTGAGATGCTGGAGTTGAGCGAGGTGCTGAACAAGCGGGCCGCCAATCTCAGTGCCGATGCAAAACAGAAGATTTCCCTTGGTCGCGGTCTGGTTCGCAGTGATGTGGCGGCCATTCTCTTTGACGAGCCGTTGACGGTTATCGACCCGCATCTGAAGTGGTCCCTGCGACGCAAGCTGAAGCAAATTCATGCCCGTTTCAAACTGACCATGGTTTATGTAACTCATGATCAGCTTGAAGCCCTGACCTTTGCCGATCAGGTTGTGGTCATGCATGCCGGACAGGTGGTACAGATCGGCAGTCCGCAGGAACTTTTCGAAACGCCGAGTCACACCTTTGTCGGCTATTTTATCGGCAGCCCCGGCATGAATATCATGCCTTGCCGGCTTGGGGTGAATGGTGTTCAGGTTGAAGGTTTTGAAATCGCCCTTGAGCCACGGCTGCTGCAGGCTGCTGCCGATGCGCAGGGCAATCTGGAAGTTGGTATCCGCCCCGAATTCCTGCAGCTCGCTGACACGGCACGCCCTGGCGGGGTGCCGGTGGAACTGTGTACGGTGGAAGACCTCGGCACTTACCGCATTGTCACGGTGGCGATGGGGAGTCAGCAGTTGAAGATCAAGCTGGATGAGGCCGTTCCCCTTCCCGGAGGCTCCTTGCGAGTCCACTTCCCTCCAGCCTGGACACGGCTTTACGCCGACAGTCACCTGGTTTCGGGAGATGGTGATGAATAA
- a CDS encoding ABC transporter ATP-binding protein, with the protein MSLQLENLSKSVGPNLHIDDVSLSLEPGTFNVLLGRTLAGKTTLMRLMAGLEKPSTGRVLMDGRDVTRVPVRKRNVAMVYQQFINYPSLSVYRNIASPLKLARVPDAEIDRRVREVAEILHIEALLDRFPEELSGGQQQRTAMARALVKDAELLLLDEPLVNLDYKLREELRGELRSIFERRKSIVVYATTEPLEALTLGGNCAVLDEGRLVQFGPTVEVYQRPASTRIAEIFSDPAMNFVEGRIGDGELRLGTAPPVPLPEHLSELAAGHHRFGMRASHLALTPQSDRDVSFPAIADMTEISGSETFIHVRHNGDAWVAQQPGVHSCSLGEPLQVYVDASLLFAFSSQGQLLAAPSSFPARLRPESL; encoded by the coding sequence ATGTCGCTACAGCTTGAAAACCTGAGCAAGTCGGTTGGACCGAATCTGCATATTGATGATGTCTCGCTCTCTCTGGAACCCGGAACATTCAACGTTCTGCTTGGCCGCACCCTTGCCGGCAAGACGACCCTGATGCGTCTCATGGCCGGGCTGGAAAAGCCCAGTACGGGGAGAGTGCTGATGGATGGTCGGGATGTCACCCGGGTACCGGTACGCAAGCGCAATGTCGCCATGGTTTACCAGCAGTTCATCAATTATCCTTCCCTTTCTGTCTACAGGAATATTGCTTCTCCGCTGAAATTGGCGCGGGTGCCGGATGCCGAGATTGATCGTCGGGTACGCGAGGTTGCAGAAATCCTCCACATTGAAGCGCTGCTCGATCGTTTTCCCGAAGAACTTTCGGGAGGACAGCAACAGCGTACGGCGATGGCGCGGGCTCTGGTCAAGGATGCCGAACTGTTGTTGCTCGATGAACCGTTGGTCAACCTCGATTACAAGCTGCGGGAGGAATTACGCGGGGAACTGCGCAGTATTTTTGAACGGCGTAAGTCGATTGTTGTTTACGCCACGACTGAACCGCTTGAGGCTTTGACGCTGGGTGGTAATTGCGCGGTCCTTGACGAAGGCCGCCTGGTGCAGTTCGGGCCGACGGTCGAGGTCTATCAGCGGCCGGCATCAACCCGGATCGCGGAAATATTCAGCGACCCGGCAATGAACTTTGTCGAGGGCAGAATCGGTGACGGTGAATTGCGGCTCGGGACAGCACCTCCGGTGCCGTTGCCGGAGCACCTCAGCGAACTGGCTGCCGGTCATCATCGTTTCGGGATGCGAGCCAGTCACCTTGCCCTTACTCCTCAGTCTGACCGGGATGTCAGCTTTCCGGCGATTGCCGATATGACAGAGATCAGTGGTTCGGAAACCTTTATTCATGTCCGTCACAACGGTGATGCCTGGGTCGCCCAGCAGCCGGGGGTGCACAGTTGTTCTCTGGGTGAACCCTTGCAGGTCTATGTCGACGCCAGTCTTCTTTTTGCTTTCAGTTCCCAGGGGCAATTGCTTGCGGCTCCATCCTCTTTCCCTGCCAGGCTCCGGCCTGAATCTCTTTGA
- a CDS encoding ferritin-like domain-containing protein, producing MHFDLNEALKDAIQTEKDAMDYYFFAAEKAVDERVRKTFEILGREERQHALTFYQAYPGNDLPDFDSMMAAAPDTDSDWWKALQKAMLNDFDERLALELAIEQEDALEKQLRAMAEKIDDETIRNVYLANAGSTHQHMLLVEEDYRAMLGQSG from the coding sequence ATGCATTTTGATCTGAACGAAGCCCTTAAAGACGCGATCCAGACCGAAAAGGACGCGATGGATTATTATTTTTTTGCCGCCGAAAAGGCGGTCGATGAAAGGGTCCGAAAAACGTTCGAGATCCTCGGCCGGGAGGAGCGTCAGCATGCCCTGACCTTCTACCAGGCCTACCCCGGCAATGATCTTCCCGATTTCGACAGCATGATGGCGGCCGCTCCGGACACCGATTCGGACTGGTGGAAGGCGTTGCAGAAGGCGATGCTCAACGACTTCGACGAGCGTCTCGCCCTGGAACTGGCCATCGAACAGGAGGACGCCCTCGAAAAACAGTTGCGGGCGATGGCGGAAAAAATCGACGACGAAACGATCCGAAACGTCTACCTCGCCAACGCCGGCTCCACCCACCAGCACATGCTGCTGGTCGAGGAGGATTACCGCGCCATGCTCGGGCAGTCGGGCTGA
- the glpK gene encoding glycerol kinase GlpK, which produces MDRTAILAIDQGTTSSRAIVFDRNGRPSATAQQEFRQHYPQDGWVEHDPEEILRTTLAVCRKALDEAGSKGLTVQAIGITNQRETTLLWERDSGKPIYNAIVWQDRRTADYCNNLKHQGHEESVSARTGLLLDPYFSASKLRWMLENIPGARQRAEAGKLAFGTIDSFLLWHLTGGKVHATDITNASRTLLFNIHSQQWDPHLLDLFDIPASLLPDVNDCTADFGETDPAIFGCRLPILGIAGDQQAAAIGQACFAPGMTKSTYGTGCFVLMNTGNSPIRSGNRLLTTIAWRIAGQTSYAVEGSIFIAGAAVQWIRDNLKLITNAAETEQLAAGLGSNHGVYLVPAFTGLGAPHWDPQARGALFGLTRDTGIAEIARATLESVVYQTRDLMTAMAADGAVPPTALRIDGGMVANNWFCQFLADLLDLPVERPEVTETTALGAACLAGLQAGSYASLDEIAAQWQCQSDFKPQMAAGLRRELIAGWDEAISKVRTE; this is translated from the coding sequence ATGGACAGGACGGCCATACTCGCCATTGATCAGGGAACCACCAGCAGTCGCGCCATTGTTTTCGACCGCAACGGCCGACCTTCAGCAACCGCCCAGCAGGAGTTCCGTCAGCATTACCCGCAAGACGGCTGGGTCGAGCATGATCCCGAAGAAATCCTGCGCACCACCCTTGCCGTCTGCCGCAAGGCCCTTGACGAAGCCGGCAGCAAAGGTCTGACCGTGCAGGCCATCGGCATCACCAACCAGCGTGAAACCACCCTGCTCTGGGAGCGGGACAGCGGCAAACCCATTTACAATGCCATCGTCTGGCAGGATCGACGCACCGCGGATTATTGCAACAATCTGAAACATCAGGGGCATGAGGAGAGCGTCAGTGCCAGGACCGGGTTGCTGCTCGATCCCTATTTCTCGGCCAGCAAGCTACGCTGGATGCTTGAAAACATCCCCGGCGCCAGACAGCGTGCTGAGGCCGGGAAACTGGCCTTCGGCACCATCGACAGCTTCCTGCTCTGGCACCTGACCGGGGGGAAGGTCCATGCCACTGACATCACCAACGCCTCCCGAACCCTGCTGTTCAACATTCACAGTCAGCAGTGGGATCCACATCTGCTCGACCTGTTCGACATCCCCGCTTCGCTGTTGCCCGACGTGAACGATTGCACTGCCGACTTTGGCGAAACCGACCCGGCCATCTTCGGCTGCCGCCTGCCGATCCTCGGCATCGCCGGCGACCAGCAGGCAGCCGCCATCGGCCAGGCCTGCTTCGCGCCGGGAATGACCAAGAGTACCTACGGCACCGGCTGTTTTGTGCTGATGAACACCGGAAATTCGCCGATCCGATCCGGCAACCGGCTGCTGACCACCATCGCCTGGCGGATCGCCGGCCAAACCAGCTACGCCGTCGAAGGTTCAATCTTCATCGCCGGAGCGGCGGTGCAATGGATTCGTGACAACCTGAAACTGATCACCAACGCCGCCGAAACCGAACAACTGGCGGCCGGGCTCGGCTCCAACCACGGTGTCTACCTGGTCCCGGCCTTTACCGGACTCGGCGCTCCGCACTGGGATCCGCAGGCACGCGGCGCCCTCTTCGGCCTGACCCGCGACACCGGCATCGCCGAAATCGCCCGCGCCACCCTCGAATCGGTCGTTTACCAGACCCGCGACCTGATGACCGCCATGGCCGCCGACGGCGCGGTGCCCCCCACCGCCCTGCGAATCGACGGCGGCATGGTCGCCAACAACTGGTTCTGCCAGTTTCTCGCCGACCTGCTCGACCTGCCGGTTGAAAGACCGGAAGTCACCGAAACCACCGCCCTCGGGGCCGCCTGCCTGGCCGGGCTGCAGGCCGGCAGTTATGCATCCCTCGATGAGATCGCCGCACAGTGGCAGTGTCAGTCAGACTTCAAGCCGCAGATGGCCGCAGGACTGAGACGGGAATTGATCGCCGGCTGGGATGAGGCGATCAGCAAGGTCCGCACGGAATGA